The following DNA comes from Paenibacillus crassostreae.
CAGGAGCAATGTTCAGCTTGCTGAAGGAGCAGTTTAATCAATCACTGAAAAGTAAGATTGGTGCAGCGATCCTGATGCCTCAATTAAAAGCGTTAAAAAAGAAATTAGATTATTCCGAGACTGGTGGAGCACCACTGCTTGGATTAAGTAGTCTAGTAATGAAGAGTCACGGTTCTTCTAATGGAACTGCCATCAAAAATGCGGTTAGACAAACCAGAATTGCAATTGTAAATGAGCTTGTGCCAAGTATATCTAAGGAAATTAGCGGGAAGTGAGTGAGGGAATGAATAATTTACGACCAGTAGGCATTTTAGGTACAGGTAAGTATGTTCCTGAGAAGATTCTAACAAATAGTGATTTAGAGAAAATGGTAGATACCAATGACGAGTGGATTGTAAGTCGGACAGGGATTAAAGAACGTCATATTGCTGCACCTGATCAAGCTACGTCTGATCTTGCCTATGAAGCAGCAATTAAAGCTTTAGAATCAGCAGGTATGACAGCGGATCAACTTGATTTGATTATTATAGCAACGGTTACACCAGACATGATGTTCCCTTCTACTGCTTGTATTCTGCAAGAGAAATTAGGTGCTTTGCAAGCGGCTGCCTTTGATTTGTCGGCGGCTTGCTCAGGATTTGTATATGGTTTAGCTACTGCTACAAATTTTATTAAGACGGGTATGTATAATAACGCTCTTGTTATTGGTGCTGATTGCTTATCTAGAATTACGGACTATACGGATCGTAACACCTGCGTGCTGTTCGGAGATGGAGCTGGTGCGGTTGTAATTGGTGAAGTTCCAGAAGGTCGTGGCTTCTTATCCTTTGATTTGGGCGCAGAAGGTTCAGGGGGGCACTTGCTGAAGTTAGAAGCTGGAGGTTCACGTAACCCTGCTTCAGCTGATACCGTTGCAGATAAGAAACATTTCATTTATATGAGTGGTCGTGAAGTATTTAAATTCGCTGTACGTGTTATGGGATCAGCTACCGAAGCAGTACTTACCAAGGCGGGTAAGACGAAGGAAGATGTTGACCTCTTCGTACCACATCAAGCGAATATTCGGATTATTCAATCAGCTATGAATCGATTAGAATTACCACCAGAAAAATGCATGATAAATGTAGATAAATATGCGAATACATCAGCAGCATCAATTCCGTTAGCTCTTGTGGAGGCAGCTGAGCAAGGTCGAATGAAAGAAGGCGACACCATCTTGATGGTTGGTTTCGGTGGTGGCTTAACATGGGGAGCATCGGTGCTTGTTTGGTAGGATAATGCCACGATATTATTGATATAAATAAGTATGTGTTAAGTTGGAGTTGGATATTGAACATCAAGCTAACAATGTTAGGAGTTATGATATGGGGAAAGTTGCATTTGTATTTCCGGGACAAGGAGCACAGTCTGTTGGTATGGGGCAAGATATTTATGATCATATGCCTGAAATTCGTGATGTTTTCGAAGCGGCTAATGATGCATTAGATTTTGATCTATTATCAATGATATTTAAAGGTCCAGATTCAGAGTTGAAGAAGACGTATAATACTCAACCGGCATTATTGACTACTAGTGTTGCATACTTAAAGGCTTTACAGAGTAAAGGAATCCAAGCAGACTATGTTGCAGGGCATAGCTTGGGTGAATATAGTGCACTTGTTGCTGCTGGCGTTCTATCTTTGAAAGATGCCGTAGCGATTGTGAGAGCACGTGGTCAATTTATGGAACAGGCTGTTCCTGATGGTCATGGTGCTATGGCAGCAGTGTTAGGCGCGAGTCGTGAGGCGTTGACTCAGTTATGCCTTAGTGTTACTGAGAGTGGTCAAATAGTAGAGTTAGCAAATATGAATTGTCCAGGCCAAATAGTTATCTCAGGTTCAACTGCGGGGGTTGCTGAAGTTAGTGAGCGGGTGAAGGAAGCTGGGGGCAAACGTGCTATCGCTCTCGAAGTAAGCGGACCATTTCACTCTTCAATGATGAAGGCAGCTGCCAATCAACTTGAAATCAAGCTGGACACGATTACTTTTTATGAGCCGATCGTTCCAATAGTCGCTAATGTGACTGCACAAACGGTTAAGGATAGTAGTGCCATTCGCCAATTACTAGTTGAACAAGTATATTCACCTGTACTTTGGGAAGATAGTGTTCAATTTCTGATCTCGCAAGGGGTTGATACTTTTATTGAGATTGGACCTGGTAACGTATTAACTGGCCTAATTAAGAAGATTGATAAGACTGTGAAAGTGATCAATATTAATCGTCTAGCTAGTCTTGAGTTTGCATTATAGAAGCTTAAAAGAACTACAAAGGTATACTTGGGAAAGGAGGAACTTGTAATGTCCAAACCTTTAACTGGGCAAGTTGCACTTGTAACTGGCGCTTCACGGGGTATAGGGCGTAGTATAGCTCTAACATTAGCTGATTTAGGTGCGAATATTGTGGTTAACTATTCAGGTAGTGAGGCTGCGGCACAGGAAGTTGTTACCGAAATTCAAGCCCTTGGAGTAGAAGCTCTGGCGCTCAAAGCAAATGTAGGAGTTGGCGAGCAAGCGGAGAATTTAGTTAAAGAAACGATTAACACTTGGGGACGTATTGATATTCTGGTGAATAACGCTGGGATAACTAGAGATAATCTCATTATGAGAATGAAAGAGGAAGAGTTTGATCAAGTCATTGAAACGAACCTCAAGGGTGTATTTAACTGTCTAAAAGCAGTAACTCGTCCCATGATGAAACAACGTTATGGGCGAATAATTAATATTTCATCAGTTGTTGGAGTACTTGGAAATGCTGGGCAAGCTAATTATGTTGCTGCAAAAGCTGGAGTAATTGGCCTTACTAAATCAGCTGCTCGTGAGCTTGCTTCGCGAGGGATAACCGTTAACTGTGTAGCTCCTGGTTTTATTGATACAGATATGACCAAAGAGTTACCAGAAGACTTGCGGAGCAAGCTTATTGCTGATATCCCACTGGCACGTCTTGGACAACCAGAAGAAATCGCTAATGTTGTGGCTTTCCTGGCTTCAGATAGTGCGTCGTATATGACAGGCCAGACACTCCATGTGGATGGCGGAATGGTGATGTAGCATTTTGAAAAAAATTCTCGTATAATACCAAAGAGGAGGAGGTGAACCGGATGTCCGATGTATTGGAGCGTGTAAAACGCATCGTCGTCGATCGCTTAGGTGCTGACGAAGCCGAGGTTACGCTAGAATCATCTTTCAAAGATGATCTTGGTGCTGATTCTCTTGACGTTGTTGAATTGGTAATGGAATTGGAAGATGAGTTTGATATTGAAATCTCTGATGAAGATGCAGAGAAAATTACAAGCGTGGGAGAAGTTGTGAATTACATACAATCTCACACCTAAATTACAAATTGGTAAGTCCCGATCCTTTTAAAGGCGGGACTTCTCCATATCTTGTGGTCAATAATTACTAGATGATCTACAAAGCTTATAATAACGAAAATTATGGCATATGCAGTCTATATAGAGGTGAATGTGATTGAGTCAAAGAGTAGTGATAACGGGTATGGGCGTTGTAACTTCCCTAGGCAATGATCTAGATAGTCTATGGAATAATCTGATTTCTGGTAAGTCTGGCGTCTCGCAGATAGAATCCTTTGACGTTAGTGAATATACGACAAGGATTGCTGCTTCAGTGAAGGATTTTGATCCCGAGGATTATATTGAACGCAAAGAAGTTCGTAAAATGGATCGCTTTGTTCAGTTTGCCGCAGCAGCTGGAAAGATGGCATTAAAGAATAGTGGTCTAGATATTGCAAATGATTCAGACGCAGAGCGTGTGGGTGTGATCATCGGTTCAGGAATTGGTGGATTAGGAACATGGGAAGACCAACATAACATTTTATTGGAGAAGGGTCCCAAAAGAGTAAGTCCATTCTTCATTCCGATGATGATTGCGAACATGGCCTCTGGTCATCTATCCATTCTTTTAGGTGCAAAAGGCCCCAATTCTGCTTCCGTTTCTGCATGTGCATCAGGGTCTCACGCAATAGGTGACTCATTTAGATGGATTCAAAGTGGAGAAGCTGATGTGATGATCTGTGGTGGTGCGGAAGCAACCATTCGTCCAACAGGCGTAGCGGGATTCTGTGCGATGCGTGCTATGTCTACACGTAATGATGATCCTAGTAAGGCGAGTCGACCATTCGACATTGAACGTGATGGATTCGTTATGGGAGAAGGTGCGGGTGTTCTAGTCTTAGAATCGTTAGAACATGCACAGAAGCGTGGTGCAAATATCATAGCTGAAGTTATCGGTTATGGTCTGAGTGCAGATGCTCATCATATGACTGATCCAGATCCAGATGGACCTGCTCGTTGTATGAGAATGGCGATTAGAACAGCAGGAATCAAGCCAGAAGATGTTGATTATATCAATGCTCATGGAACTTCAACGGGTGTCGGTGATAAATCAGAAACAAAAGCGATCAAAATGGCATTGGGAGACCATGCCTATAAGGTAGCTGTGAGTTCAACTAAATCCATGACAGGTCATTTACTAGGGGCTGCGGGTGGTGTTGAAGCGGTGATATGTGCACTTTCATTGCAGAATCAGACACTGGCACCTACGATTAATCTAGATCAACCTGATCCAGAATGTGACTTGGACTATGTACCGAATGTGGCTAGACAAGCTGATCTAAACATCGTAATGTCTAATTCATTTGGCTTTGGTGGACACAATGCTTCCCTTATCTTGAAAAAATTTGATAATTAAGGAGACGTAATCGTGAGTGAAGATTTGAGACAGTTGCAGCAGCAACTTCATATCCAATTTCACAATAAGCTTCTCTTGAAGCAGGCTTTTACACACGCTTCTTATGTCAATGAACACCGTTTCAGCCAGCATCATGATAATGAACGCCTTGAATTCTTAGGTGATGCTGTGCTAGAACTAACGGTATCAGAATATTTGTACAATCTTTTTCCAACACGTCCTGAAGGTGAACTCACTAAGCTTCGTGCAGCAATTGTGTGTGAGCCTTCGCTTGTTAAATTCGCAGTAGCTTTAAATTTTGGACAGTATGTATTGCTGGGCAAAGGCGAGGAATTAACAGGCGGTCGTAGTCGTCCTGCCTTACTCGCTGACGTATTTGAAGCGTTTATTGGGGCGTTATATTTGGATCAAGGACTTGAAGCAGCGCGCTCATTCTTGGACCGATTTGTATTTCCTAAGGTAGCGGAGAATAGTAAGCTCCATATGAGCGATTACAAAACCGAACTTCAGGAGCTAACACAACATCATAATATGGAAATGTTAGAATATCGGATCGTAGAGGAACGCGGGCCTGCACATGAACGTGAATTTGTTTCTGAAGTTTTTATGGGTAATGAATGTATTGGTAGAGGTAGTGGTCGTTCTAAGAAGGAAGCTGAGCAACAGGCAGCCTCTGTTGCACTCAACCAGTTGAAACAATATAAATTATAGGGTTTTGTAAATGGAAACAATTCATAATTTAAGAGCAAAGAGCAGTCGCGATTGGACTTATGTATGAGTCATGCACTGCTCTTTGCTCTTTATTTAATGAAGGGTATATTGTGATTAATTAGTATTTTCACTATAAGAAGTTGTGGTATTATAGGGTTTAGAGGTGATTGGGAAGCTATGTTTTTGAAGCGAATTGAATTATCAGGTTTCAAATCTTTTGCCGATAAAACGGAAATGGAATTCGTTAGAGGCATAACAGCTGTTGTAGGTCCTAACGGTAGCGGTAAAAGTAATATTTCTGACGGTATACGATGGGTATTAGGTGAACAAAGCGCCAAATCATTACGCGGAGGCAAAATGGAAGATATCATATTTGCCGGTAGTGATGCTCGTAAAGCCGTGAACTTTGGTGAGGTCTCTCTTACTTTAGATAATGAAGATCACGTGCTACCACTTGATTTCAACGAAGTCACAGTAACCCGTCGAGTACATCGTAGTGGAGATAGTGAGTATTTGATAAATAAGCAATCCTGTCGTCTCAAAGATATAACGGAGTTATTTATGGACACGGGAATCGGTAAAGAAGCCTACTCGATCATTGGACAGGGACGTATTGAGGAAATACTTAGTACTCGTTCAGAGGATCGTCGTGGCATATTTGAAGAGGCTTCAGGGATTGTTAAATATAAATCTCGAAAAAAAGATGCTATGCGTAAATTGGATGAAACGGAGCAAAATTTGTTGCGTATTCATGATTTGGTCAGTGAGTTGGAAGTACAAATCACTCCACTGAAGGAGCAGTCTGAGAAAGCTGTCTATTATAAGCAACTTCGTGAGCAGTTGAAGAGTAAAGAAATCTCCATGTATGTTCATCAAATCGAACAAATTCATACGAACTGGAGCGAAGCAACAGCTAAGCTTGCAGTTCTCCAGGAACAACAACTTCAATTATCAACGGTTGTATCCGCTCATGATGCTAGACTTGAAAGTGATCGTTCAAATCTGCGAAAGCTTGAGCAAGAGGTAGAGTCATTACAGGATGCATTATTACAATATAGTGAAGCTTATGAGAAGAGTGAAGGTTACGGCGAGGTACTTAGAGAGCGCAAGAGAAACCTAGAAGGTCATCGTGAGCAATTGGCGGAGACATTAACTACAGGGGATGAGCGCGTTGAGGACAGAAAAGCGGAACTGACTCTTACGAAGAGTAAACTTGAGGCCTTACAAGAGGAACTCAAAGAACTACGCCATCACCTGTCAGGAGAAGAGGCGAAACTTGCTTCTGTTAGTGGTGGTATCAGCCAACAACAAGAAGAAACACTGAAAAGTTCTTTGCTTGAATTAATGAATGAAATGGCACAGGCTCGTAATGAAATTCGTTATGCTGATCAACAGAAAGAGACTTTGTCTCGGCGGATGAATCGAGCTGAAGAAGAGACAGGTAAATGGGAGAGTCAGAAAGAAGAACTGCTAAAGCAGAAGGCAGATCTAGATAAATCATTAGAGAAATACGCGAATGAAATCAGAGAATTACGCGGTGGATACATTACTGAGAGTGAACGTTATCAATCCGTGCAGAAGTTATTGGAAGAAAGCCAAGTCACATTACGTAAATGGGAACAGAAGCGTGAAGCCCTAACATCTCGTCGAGATACGATGAAGGAAATGCAGGATGATTTCGATGGATTTATGTTGGGTGTCAAGGAAGTGCTTAAAGCTTCTCGTAAATCTGTACTGCACGGTGTGCACGGTGCTGTAGCAGAGCTTATTTCTGTACCAGAGAAGTTAGAACTTGCTATGGAAACGGCTATGGGCGCATCACTACAACATATCGTCATGGAGAACGAATCGGTATCTCGTCAAGCCATTGCATTTCTTAAACAACGTCAATTAGGACGAGCTACTTTCTTACCTTTGGATGTTATGCGGGCAAGAAATATTTCGGCAAGTGATCGTTCTGTCATTGAGGGTGCTGGAGGTTTTGTAGGGATAGGAGCGGAATTAGTTCAATATGATGCTAAGTATGCTCCAGTCATTGGTAGTCTTTTAGGAAATGTTATCATAGCAGAAACTCTTGAAGATGCTAATAAAATTGCTTCTAGATGTCAATACAGATATCGTGTAGTGACGCTAGATGGTGATATTGTCAATGCTGGGGGATCCATGACTGGGGGAAGTCAGCATAAGAAGAATAACAACTTGCTGAGTCGCAAACGTCAATTGGATTCCTTAGATCAAGAAATTACGGATACTGAGAAGCAACTGATAAAGCTTCAAGAGAGTATTCAACAATTAAAAGTTCAATTGAATCAAACGCAAACCAAGCTTGATGAACTTCGGCAAGCAGGGGATGATAAGCGGATTGAGGAGCAACAAGCAGCAGGTGATTTGAAACAACTTCAGCATGAACTCCGCCATGTCTCAGAACAGGTTGAAGTGACTGGACAGGAGAAAAGTGGATTTACCGAAGAGAATAAGGGGATTGAATTAAGTCGTGAAGAGGCTGTTAAGAAATTAGCTGCGTTAGAAGAACAAGAACAGTCCGTACATCAAGCGTTACAAGCGGCGGAATTTGCTCGTAAAGCGAGTGAATCTGCGAAGGATGAACTTCAAAGCGAGTTAACTCAACTTAAAGTAAAAGAAGGAAAGCTAGATCAAGAAAGTTTCTCGCTTGAAGAGCAACTACGTCGATTGCAATCGGATTTTAATTCACAAGATCGAGATTTGAATCAAACGAAAAAATTATTGTCTTCAATTGAAGCAGATTTACTTACGAATGAGAAAGAATCCGTTCAACAGATCGAGAATTTGAATCAGTATAAGCTGAAGAAAGATGAATCCTCACAGCAACTTGATTTCAAAAGAGCTTCTCGTATGCAACTATCTAAAAAGTTGGAGTTGCAAGAAAATGAGACAAAAGAGCAACGGACAGAGCTTCGAAATGTTGATGAACAGCTTCGTCAGACCGAGATTGGTGTAAACCGTTTGGATGTTGAATTAGATAACATTCTTAAAAAGTTGAGTGAGGATTATGAACTCAGTTACGAATTAGCTAAGCAACGCTATCCAATACCAGATGATGTACCTGCTGTTCAGGATGAGGTCAAAGAACTGAAACGTAATATATCATCGCTTGGAGAAGTTAACTTAGGCGCGATCGAAGAATACCAGCGTGTCAACGAACGTTATCAATTCCTGAGCGAACAGAAGGAAGATTTAATTGGAGCCAAGACCACTTTATATGAAGTGATACGTGAAATGGATGATGAAATGTCCAAACGTTTCAAAACTACCTTCGATGCGATTCGCCGCGAATTTGGTACTGTATTTATGAAATTGTTCGGAGGTGGTAGAGCAGATCTGGTTCTGCTTGATCCTGAGCATATGTTGGATACAGGAATTGATATCGTTGCTCAGCCACCAGGTAAGAAGCTTCAGAACCTCCAGTTATTATCAGGAGGAGAACGCGCTCTGACTGCCATGGCACTTTTATTTGCTATACTTCAAGTGAAACCAGTTCCCTTCTGTGTGTTGGATGAAGTGGAAGCGGCATTAGATGAAGCCAATGTCGTGCGATTCGCCCAATATTTGCGGGAATTCTCTGAGCAAACACAGTTTATCGTCGTTACTCATCGTAAAGGGACGATGGAGGAAGCGGATGTGTTATACGGTGTGACGATGGAAGAGGGCGGCGTATCGAAGCTTGTTTCTGTTAAATTAGAGAATGAAGAAGCAGAAATTGCCTAACAAAGGTTGAATAGGAGATGGAGGAAGCATATGAGTTTTTTTAAAAAACTAAAAGAAAATATTTCGAATAAAACAGAAGCTGTAACTAAACAGTTTCGTGATG
Coding sequences within:
- a CDS encoding beta-ketoacyl-ACP synthase III produces the protein MNNLRPVGILGTGKYVPEKILTNSDLEKMVDTNDEWIVSRTGIKERHIAAPDQATSDLAYEAAIKALESAGMTADQLDLIIIATVTPDMMFPSTACILQEKLGALQAAAFDLSAACSGFVYGLATATNFIKTGMYNNALVIGADCLSRITDYTDRNTCVLFGDGAGAVVIGEVPEGRGFLSFDLGAEGSGGHLLKLEAGGSRNPASADTVADKKHFIYMSGREVFKFAVRVMGSATEAVLTKAGKTKEDVDLFVPHQANIRIIQSAMNRLELPPEKCMINVDKYANTSAASIPLALVEAAEQGRMKEGDTILMVGFGGGLTWGASVLVW
- the fabD gene encoding ACP S-malonyltransferase, giving the protein MGKVAFVFPGQGAQSVGMGQDIYDHMPEIRDVFEAANDALDFDLLSMIFKGPDSELKKTYNTQPALLTTSVAYLKALQSKGIQADYVAGHSLGEYSALVAAGVLSLKDAVAIVRARGQFMEQAVPDGHGAMAAVLGASREALTQLCLSVTESGQIVELANMNCPGQIVISGSTAGVAEVSERVKEAGGKRAIALEVSGPFHSSMMKAAANQLEIKLDTITFYEPIVPIVANVTAQTVKDSSAIRQLLVEQVYSPVLWEDSVQFLISQGVDTFIEIGPGNVLTGLIKKIDKTVKVININRLASLEFAL
- the fabG gene encoding 3-oxoacyl-[acyl-carrier-protein] reductase; its protein translation is MSKPLTGQVALVTGASRGIGRSIALTLADLGANIVVNYSGSEAAAQEVVTEIQALGVEALALKANVGVGEQAENLVKETINTWGRIDILVNNAGITRDNLIMRMKEEEFDQVIETNLKGVFNCLKAVTRPMMKQRYGRIINISSVVGVLGNAGQANYVAAKAGVIGLTKSAARELASRGITVNCVAPGFIDTDMTKELPEDLRSKLIADIPLARLGQPEEIANVVAFLASDSASYMTGQTLHVDGGMVM
- the acpP gene encoding acyl carrier protein, with translation MSDVLERVKRIVVDRLGADEAEVTLESSFKDDLGADSLDVVELVMELEDEFDIEISDEDAEKITSVGEVVNYIQSHT
- the fabF gene encoding beta-ketoacyl-ACP synthase II yields the protein MSQRVVITGMGVVTSLGNDLDSLWNNLISGKSGVSQIESFDVSEYTTRIAASVKDFDPEDYIERKEVRKMDRFVQFAAAAGKMALKNSGLDIANDSDAERVGVIIGSGIGGLGTWEDQHNILLEKGPKRVSPFFIPMMIANMASGHLSILLGAKGPNSASVSACASGSHAIGDSFRWIQSGEADVMICGGAEATIRPTGVAGFCAMRAMSTRNDDPSKASRPFDIERDGFVMGEGAGVLVLESLEHAQKRGANIIAEVIGYGLSADAHHMTDPDPDGPARCMRMAIRTAGIKPEDVDYINAHGTSTGVGDKSETKAIKMALGDHAYKVAVSSTKSMTGHLLGAAGGVEAVICALSLQNQTLAPTINLDQPDPECDLDYVPNVARQADLNIVMSNSFGFGGHNASLILKKFDN
- the rnc gene encoding ribonuclease III, encoding MSEDLRQLQQQLHIQFHNKLLLKQAFTHASYVNEHRFSQHHDNERLEFLGDAVLELTVSEYLYNLFPTRPEGELTKLRAAIVCEPSLVKFAVALNFGQYVLLGKGEELTGGRSRPALLADVFEAFIGALYLDQGLEAARSFLDRFVFPKVAENSKLHMSDYKTELQELTQHHNMEMLEYRIVEERGPAHEREFVSEVFMGNECIGRGSGRSKKEAEQQAASVALNQLKQYKL
- the smc gene encoding chromosome segregation protein SMC, producing the protein MFLKRIELSGFKSFADKTEMEFVRGITAVVGPNGSGKSNISDGIRWVLGEQSAKSLRGGKMEDIIFAGSDARKAVNFGEVSLTLDNEDHVLPLDFNEVTVTRRVHRSGDSEYLINKQSCRLKDITELFMDTGIGKEAYSIIGQGRIEEILSTRSEDRRGIFEEASGIVKYKSRKKDAMRKLDETEQNLLRIHDLVSELEVQITPLKEQSEKAVYYKQLREQLKSKEISMYVHQIEQIHTNWSEATAKLAVLQEQQLQLSTVVSAHDARLESDRSNLRKLEQEVESLQDALLQYSEAYEKSEGYGEVLRERKRNLEGHREQLAETLTTGDERVEDRKAELTLTKSKLEALQEELKELRHHLSGEEAKLASVSGGISQQQEETLKSSLLELMNEMAQARNEIRYADQQKETLSRRMNRAEEETGKWESQKEELLKQKADLDKSLEKYANEIRELRGGYITESERYQSVQKLLEESQVTLRKWEQKREALTSRRDTMKEMQDDFDGFMLGVKEVLKASRKSVLHGVHGAVAELISVPEKLELAMETAMGASLQHIVMENESVSRQAIAFLKQRQLGRATFLPLDVMRARNISASDRSVIEGAGGFVGIGAELVQYDAKYAPVIGSLLGNVIIAETLEDANKIASRCQYRYRVVTLDGDIVNAGGSMTGGSQHKKNNNLLSRKRQLDSLDQEITDTEKQLIKLQESIQQLKVQLNQTQTKLDELRQAGDDKRIEEQQAAGDLKQLQHELRHVSEQVEVTGQEKSGFTEENKGIELSREEAVKKLAALEEQEQSVHQALQAAEFARKASESAKDELQSELTQLKVKEGKLDQESFSLEEQLRRLQSDFNSQDRDLNQTKKLLSSIEADLLTNEKESVQQIENLNQYKLKKDESSQQLDFKRASRMQLSKKLELQENETKEQRTELRNVDEQLRQTEIGVNRLDVELDNILKKLSEDYELSYELAKQRYPIPDDVPAVQDEVKELKRNISSLGEVNLGAIEEYQRVNERYQFLSEQKEDLIGAKTTLYEVIREMDDEMSKRFKTTFDAIRREFGTVFMKLFGGGRADLVLLDPEHMLDTGIDIVAQPPGKKLQNLQLLSGGERALTAMALLFAILQVKPVPFCVLDEVEAALDEANVVRFAQYLREFSEQTQFIVVTHRKGTMEEADVLYGVTMEEGGVSKLVSVKLENEEAEIA